The following are encoded together in the Planctobacterium marinum genome:
- a CDS encoding succinate dehydrogenase iron-sulfur subunit, producing the protein MIREISVYRYNPDVDSAPHMQDYQLEVEEGQDMMVLDALLALKEKDPTLSFRRSCREGVCGSDGVNMNGKNGLACITPLSALGNGKIVIRPLPGLPVVRDLVIDMTQFYTQYEKVKPFLINDSKQPPAREHLQSPEEREKLDGLYECILCACCSTSCPSFWWNPDKFIGPAGLLHAYRFLADSRDTATEERLNELDDAFSVFRCHGIMNCVSVCPKGLNPTKAIGQIKSMLLQRAV; encoded by the coding sequence ATGATAAGAGAGATTTCCGTTTATCGTTACAATCCTGACGTTGATAGTGCGCCACACATGCAGGACTATCAGCTGGAAGTGGAAGAAGGCCAAGACATGATGGTGCTTGACGCACTGCTGGCTTTGAAAGAAAAAGACCCCACGTTATCTTTCCGTCGGTCTTGCCGTGAAGGAGTTTGTGGCTCTGACGGCGTGAACATGAATGGCAAGAATGGCTTGGCGTGTATCACACCTTTATCAGCATTGGGTAACGGCAAAATCGTCATTCGCCCTTTGCCAGGCTTACCGGTAGTGCGTGACCTGGTCATCGATATGACACAGTTCTACACTCAATACGAGAAAGTTAAGCCGTTTTTGATCAATGATTCTAAGCAGCCTCCGGCACGCGAGCATCTGCAATCACCAGAAGAGCGCGAAAAGCTTGACGGCTTGTACGAATGTATTTTGTGCGCTTGTTGCTCAACCTCTTGTCCTTCGTTCTGGTGGAATCCAGACAAGTTCATCGGTCCTGCGGGTTTGTTGCATGCTTATCGCTTCTTAGCCGATAGCCGTGATACTGCGACAGAAGAGCGTTTAAATGAATTGGATGACGCGTTTAGCGTGTTCAGATGCCATGGCATTATGAACTGTGTGAGCGTATGTCCAAAAGGATTAAATCCGACGAAAGCAATCGGTCAAATTAAATCGATGCTGTTACAACGGGCTGTTTAG
- the sdhA gene encoding succinate dehydrogenase flavoprotein subunit — protein MKVAVHEFDAVVIGAGGAGMRAALQISQSGKSCALLSKVFPTRSHTVSAQGGITVALGNAHEDNWEWHMYDTVKGSDYIGDQDAIEYMCKTGPEAIIEMENMGLPFSRFENGKIYQRPFGGQSKNFGGEQGARTAAAADRTGHALLHLLYQQNVKNKTKVFSEWYALDLVKNQDGDVVGCTAIDIETGEVVYFKSRAVVLATGGAGRIYASTTNAHINTGDGVGMATRAGVCLQDMEMWQFHPTGIAGAGTLVTEGCRGEGGYLLNKDGERFMERYAPNAKDLAGRDVVARSMMTEIREGRGCEGPWGTHIKLKLDHLGKDVLESRLPGILELSRTFAHVDPVKEPIPVIPTCHYMMGGIPTNVDGQCITVAPDGSEKVVKGLFACGEIACVSVHGANRLGGNSLLDLVVFGRATGLHLGEALNEADSSRDASESDLEAALARFNRWESSEVGKGEDPVQIKKDMQQCMQLNFSVFREGEAMATGLKELKEIRERLKHARLDDKSSEFNTMRIECLELDNLMETAYATAVAANFRTESRGAHSRFDFTDRDDENWLCHSVYIPENESMRKRDVNMAPKTREAFPPKTRTY, from the coding sequence GTGAAAGTCGCTGTTCATGAATTTGATGCGGTAGTAATTGGTGCCGGTGGTGCCGGAATGAGAGCCGCTTTACAAATATCTCAATCAGGTAAGTCTTGTGCACTGTTGTCTAAAGTGTTTCCAACGCGTTCGCACACTGTATCTGCACAAGGGGGCATCACTGTTGCCCTTGGAAATGCCCACGAAGATAACTGGGAATGGCACATGTACGATACCGTTAAAGGCTCCGATTATATTGGTGACCAGGACGCTATCGAATACATGTGTAAAACTGGCCCTGAAGCCATTATCGAAATGGAGAACATGGGTTTACCTTTCTCACGTTTTGAAAATGGTAAAATCTACCAGCGTCCTTTTGGTGGACAATCCAAGAACTTTGGTGGCGAGCAGGGTGCTCGTACCGCTGCTGCAGCTGACCGAACAGGTCACGCGTTACTGCACTTGCTATATCAGCAAAACGTAAAAAACAAAACTAAAGTATTCAGCGAGTGGTATGCACTAGATCTGGTTAAAAACCAAGATGGTGATGTTGTCGGTTGTACAGCAATTGATATTGAAACGGGTGAAGTGGTTTACTTCAAATCTCGTGCAGTTGTATTAGCAACGGGTGGTGCGGGTCGTATTTACGCCTCGACTACTAATGCGCATATCAATACCGGTGACGGTGTCGGTATGGCAACTCGTGCTGGTGTTTGTTTACAAGATATGGAAATGTGGCAGTTCCACCCAACAGGTATCGCAGGTGCCGGTACTTTGGTAACAGAAGGCTGTCGTGGTGAAGGTGGTTACCTGCTAAACAAAGACGGCGAACGCTTCATGGAGCGCTATGCGCCTAATGCCAAAGATCTCGCAGGTCGTGACGTTGTTGCTCGCTCCATGATGACAGAGATTCGAGAAGGACGCGGTTGTGAAGGCCCTTGGGGTACTCATATCAAGCTTAAGTTAGACCACTTAGGTAAAGACGTACTTGAGTCTCGTTTGCCGGGTATTCTTGAATTATCACGAACCTTTGCACACGTCGATCCGGTTAAAGAGCCGATTCCGGTAATCCCTACGTGTCATTATATGATGGGGGGGATTCCTACCAATGTTGATGGCCAATGTATTACCGTTGCACCTGATGGCAGCGAGAAAGTCGTTAAAGGTTTATTTGCTTGCGGTGAAATCGCTTGCGTATCAGTACACGGTGCAAACCGTCTAGGCGGTAACTCTTTACTTGATCTGGTGGTATTTGGTCGTGCGACAGGCCTGCACCTTGGTGAAGCGCTTAATGAAGCAGATAGCTCACGCGATGCATCTGAATCTGATCTTGAAGCTGCATTGGCTCGCTTCAATCGCTGGGAGTCCTCCGAGGTCGGTAAGGGCGAAGACCCGGTTCAAATCAAGAAAGATATGCAACAGTGTATGCAGCTTAACTTCTCGGTATTCCGTGAGGGCGAAGCGATGGCAACAGGTTTGAAAGAGTTGAAAGAAATTCGCGAGCGCTTAAAACACGCTCGTCTGGACGACAAGAGTTCAGAATTTAATACCATGCGTATTGAATGTTTAGAGCTTGATAACCTGATGGAAACTGCCTACGCAACAGCGGTTGCCGCTAATTTCCGTACAGAGAGCCGTGGTGCTCATAGCCGTTTTGACTTCACTGACCGTGATGATGAAAACTGGTTGTGTCACTCTGTTTATATTCCAGAAAACGAGTCCATGCGTAAGCGCGATGTCAACATGGCACCTAAGACTCGTGAAGCGTTTCCACCTAAGACGCGTACTTACTAA
- the sdhD gene encoding succinate dehydrogenase, hydrophobic membrane anchor protein — protein MVTNQASLKRDGVQDFVSLRTTAIVILAYSIFMLWFFATTPEITYEVWSGFFSNLGVKVFTLAALVSIMIHVRIGLWQVLTDYVKPHRVRIVVQYLLNLIAFAYVAVGLFVLWGV, from the coding sequence ATGGTAACTAACCAGGCAAGCCTGAAACGAGACGGTGTACAAGATTTCGTATCTTTGCGTACTACTGCTATCGTTATTTTAGCCTACAGCATTTTCATGTTGTGGTTCTTTGCAACAACACCTGAAATTACTTATGAAGTATGGTCGGGATTCTTCTCCAATCTCGGTGTGAAAGTATTCACTCTTGCCGCGCTGGTATCCATCATGATCCACGTTCGCATTGGTTTATGGCAAGTGCTTACCGATTACGTTAAGCCGCACCGTGTTCGTATTGTTGTTCAGTATTTATTAAACCTGATTGCGTTTGCTTACGTAGCAGTGGGTTTGTTTGTTTTGTGGGGTGTATAA
- the sdhC gene encoding succinate dehydrogenase, cytochrome b556 subunit, translated as MKKQRPVNLELNTISFPPSALVSILHRVTGVALFFALLLVIGAWACSLTSPEGFANVSELMSGVIGKLLVIGTVSALTYHILGGVRHMFMDMGHFEELESGNNSAKFIIGLWVVLTAVMGVMIW; from the coding sequence GTGAAAAAACAAAGACCCGTAAATTTAGAACTTAATACGATTAGTTTTCCCCCATCTGCTCTTGTTTCCATTCTTCACCGCGTAACAGGCGTTGCATTGTTCTTTGCTCTGTTATTGGTGATTGGAGCTTGGGCATGCTCATTAACCTCACCTGAAGGCTTTGCTAATGTCAGTGAGTTGATGAGTGGCGTTATTGGTAAGCTTTTAGTGATCGGCACAGTATCAGCACTGACTTACCACATTCTTGGCGGTGTCCGTCATATGTTTATGGACATGGGACATTTCGAAGAATTAGAGTCCGGCAACAACAGCGCTAAATTTATTATCGGCCTGTGGGTTGTACTGACCGCAGTGATGGGAGTAATGATATGGTAA
- the gltA gene encoding citrate synthase: MAADTAILKVGDKEIELPVHTGTAGNPVIDVRKLGSIGHFTFDPGFMATGSCESSITFIDGEKGVLLHRGYSIEELARDADYLEVCYMLLHGEAPDAATYAEFKSTITRHTMVHETMTNFFHGFRPDAHPMAMLCGTVGAMSSFYHDDLDVSDPEKRLRSAYRLVAKMPTLVAMAYKHNIGQPFVYPRNDLSYAENFLNMMFSVPAEEYKISPAVARAVDRIFTLHADHEQNASTSTVRLAGSSGANPYACIAAGVASLWGPAHGGANEACLNMLQKIGTVDRIPEFIAKAKDKNDPFRLMGFGHRVYKNYDPRATVMRESCHEVLAELEVKDPLLQVAMELEKIALEDEYFASKKLFPNVDFYSGIILKAIGIPTNMFTCIFALARTVGWISHWHEMLGQDGQKIGRPRQLYTGEAQRPFTPIKK; the protein is encoded by the coding sequence ATGGCAGCTGATACAGCCATATTAAAAGTTGGTGATAAAGAAATTGAACTGCCGGTACACACAGGTACTGCAGGAAACCCGGTAATTGATGTAAGAAAATTGGGTTCCATTGGGCACTTCACTTTCGACCCAGGTTTTATGGCCACAGGCTCATGCGAGTCATCTATTACCTTTATTGATGGCGAAAAAGGCGTCTTGTTACACAGAGGTTACTCTATCGAAGAGCTAGCACGAGACGCAGATTACCTGGAAGTGTGCTACATGTTGTTGCATGGCGAAGCGCCTGATGCAGCAACCTATGCAGAGTTTAAGAGCACCATTACGCGCCATACTATGGTGCATGAAACCATGACTAACTTCTTCCACGGTTTCCGTCCTGATGCCCATCCTATGGCTATGTTGTGTGGTACTGTGGGTGCCATGTCATCTTTCTACCACGACGACCTTGATGTTAGCGATCCTGAGAAGCGTCTGCGCAGTGCCTACCGTTTAGTAGCTAAAATGCCAACCTTGGTGGCCATGGCTTATAAACACAACATTGGTCAACCTTTTGTATATCCGCGCAACGATCTGTCTTACGCTGAAAACTTCCTGAACATGATGTTCTCCGTACCAGCTGAAGAATACAAAATCAGCCCGGCAGTGGCTCGCGCTGTAGATCGCATCTTCACTTTACACGCTGACCACGAGCAAAATGCATCTACTTCTACCGTGCGCTTAGCAGGTTCATCCGGTGCAAATCCTTATGCCTGTATCGCTGCTGGTGTTGCTTCTTTGTGGGGACCTGCCCACGGTGGCGCCAACGAAGCCTGTTTAAATATGCTGCAGAAGATTGGCACAGTAGATCGCATTCCTGAGTTCATTGCAAAAGCGAAGGACAAAAACGATCCGTTCCGTCTGATGGGCTTTGGTCACCGTGTTTACAAAAACTATGACCCACGTGCGACAGTAATGCGTGAAAGCTGTCATGAAGTACTGGCCGAGCTGGAAGTTAAAGATCCATTATTGCAAGTGGCAATGGAACTGGAAAAAATTGCGCTTGAGGACGAATATTTCGCCTCTAAGAAGTTATTCCCGAATGTGGATTTCTACTCCGGTATCATTCTGAAGGCGATTGGTATCCCAACTAACATGTTCACTTGCATTTTTGCTTTGGCAAGAACTGTAGGCTGGATTTCTCACTGGCATGAAATGCTAGGTCAAGACGGACAGAAGATCGGTCGTCCTCGACAGCTATATACTGGTGAAGCACAACGCCCTTTCACGCCGATTAAAAAATAA
- a CDS encoding DUF2306 domain-containing protein has protein sequence MQKPEFNTLSPITTMTPDKLLRGSTVFWFASILAGQWIFFLFIISFYLYSVVSGNLEIWNRFEPFGSTPFKPDDTMGNLAFASHAIGAGIIAFAGVFQLMPQVRNRFPVFHKYTGYIYLTTVLALALSGFYLVWIRGTSPNVHSAIGTTINGLLIIAFAFLTVYYAKRRNIATHRKWALRLFLVSNAQWFLRIGMMSYFIVGKVLDVPSSYFPVFSLIWTFGCFLLPLMMLQLYFYAKENNGLAIKYIANGVLVLLTLLMLIGIIGFTPILHKLTIGAPIVF, from the coding sequence TTGCAAAAACCTGAATTCAATACGTTATCACCAATCACGACCATGACACCGGATAAGTTGTTGCGTGGTTCAACTGTGTTTTGGTTTGCTTCTATTTTAGCGGGGCAGTGGATTTTCTTTTTATTTATTATTTCGTTTTATCTTTATTCAGTTGTTTCTGGCAACCTGGAGATTTGGAACCGTTTTGAGCCTTTCGGTAGTACTCCCTTTAAGCCAGATGACACAATGGGTAACTTGGCGTTTGCCAGTCATGCTATAGGCGCTGGAATTATCGCCTTTGCTGGTGTTTTTCAGTTAATGCCGCAAGTGCGAAATCGATTTCCTGTCTTCCACAAATATACGGGCTATATTTATTTAACAACGGTTTTGGCACTTGCACTATCTGGCTTTTATCTGGTGTGGATCCGTGGCACAAGCCCCAACGTGCATTCGGCCATAGGTACTACTATAAATGGCTTGCTAATTATAGCCTTTGCGTTTCTGACGGTGTATTACGCAAAAAGAAGAAACATAGCGACACACCGAAAATGGGCATTGAGATTGTTCCTTGTTTCGAATGCGCAATGGTTTTTACGGATAGGGATGATGAGCTACTTTATTGTTGGTAAAGTTTTGGACGTTCCCTCTTCATACTTCCCGGTGTTCTCACTTATCTGGACGTTTGGCTGTTTCTTACTGCCATTAATGATGTTGCAGTTGTACTTTTATGCCAAAGAGAATAACGGCCTGGCAATTAAATACATCGCCAATGGAGTATTAGTGTTGCTCACCTTATTGATGTTGATTGGTATCATTGGTTTTACGCCAATTTTACACAAGCTCACAATCGGTGCGCCAATTGTATTTTAA
- a CDS encoding TonB-dependent receptor has translation MIKKSAIAVALQCALLSLGAQAQEQEAEDNSGLETITVKAQKRTQSIQDVPISISALNGEKFEAIFSGGDDILSLAARAPGLNAESSNGRVAPRFYLRGLGNTDFDLAASQPVSIIMDDVVKENVILKSFPLFDIEQVEVLRGPQGSLFGRNTTAGIVKFDTRKPTEDFEAFVEASVATMDTFNLEAAVGGGLTDNVSGRFSLLSQNRGDWIDNGWTGENDAMGGFNELAWRGQLLWDVNMDTSVLLQAYGRDLDGTASIFRANALSTGSNDFNQNYDRDVVYYDADLDGDGRQDRNPQNYENTGVTLRIDHELNSNITLTSITDYNVAEGDSLGDIDGGVIVPTDDVSIVPAGLTYAEYDNFGPNISFPGFIPFGAVTQDRLDDLHQFTHEVRLVESGPDDLDWTIGAYVFDAEFDVTSIDGFFGATTVTHSNQSWAIFGQVAYDMTDDTTLTVGLNYTNDEKQLSVGDQNVNGFAVVIGAASVQKYPDLQVDDSQLSGDISINHTINRDVSVYARAAVGFRAPTIQGRDVAFEAAPSVADSETVTSFEVGFKADLLDRVLRLNGALYHYEVEDMQFSAIGGDGNFTRLINADNGIGQGFEVEATWLAAEGLTLTAGYSYNDTEIDDPDLRVSPGCGAGQCTLLDPTDSNGLAIVDGNPFPQAPESNFSFTARYAFEIESGEIFAYTDWVYMGETNIFLYDSVEFTTDSQFEGGLRIGYENFDSQYTVTLFGRNITDEENLRGAIDFNNLTVIDNNPRVWGVEFRKEFY, from the coding sequence ATGATTAAAAAATCAGCGATTGCAGTTGCACTACAGTGCGCTCTTCTGTCTCTTGGTGCACAAGCCCAGGAACAAGAAGCCGAAGATAATAGCGGTTTAGAAACCATTACCGTAAAAGCCCAGAAAAGAACTCAGAGCATCCAGGACGTTCCGATTTCTATTTCTGCGCTAAATGGTGAAAAGTTCGAAGCGATTTTCTCTGGTGGTGACGATATTCTTTCTTTGGCTGCAAGAGCGCCGGGTTTGAATGCGGAATCCTCTAACGGTCGTGTTGCCCCTCGTTTTTACCTGCGTGGGTTAGGGAATACCGATTTTGACCTGGCAGCTTCTCAGCCAGTGTCCATCATCATGGATGACGTCGTTAAAGAAAACGTTATCCTGAAGAGTTTCCCTTTATTTGATATTGAGCAAGTAGAAGTGTTGCGCGGTCCGCAAGGTAGCTTGTTTGGTCGTAACACTACAGCAGGTATTGTTAAATTTGATACTCGCAAGCCTACCGAAGATTTTGAAGCTTTCGTTGAAGCTTCAGTCGCAACCATGGACACATTCAACCTCGAAGCTGCCGTTGGTGGTGGTCTAACGGATAACGTATCGGGCCGTTTTTCTTTGTTGTCGCAAAATCGCGGTGACTGGATTGACAATGGTTGGACTGGCGAAAATGACGCTATGGGTGGTTTCAACGAACTAGCCTGGCGTGGTCAACTGCTGTGGGACGTTAACATGGATACTTCTGTGTTACTGCAAGCCTATGGTCGTGACCTGGACGGTACCGCTTCAATCTTCCGAGCCAATGCCCTAAGCACTGGTAGTAATGACTTCAACCAAAACTACGATCGTGATGTGGTATATTACGATGCCGATCTTGATGGTGATGGCAGACAAGATCGAAACCCGCAGAACTACGAAAACACTGGTGTGACTTTGCGTATCGATCACGAGTTAAACAGTAATATCACGTTGACTTCAATTACTGATTACAATGTCGCCGAAGGGGACTCTTTAGGTGATATCGATGGCGGTGTGATAGTCCCGACAGACGATGTTTCAATCGTACCTGCTGGCTTGACCTATGCTGAATACGACAATTTCGGTCCTAACATCAGCTTCCCTGGTTTTATACCTTTCGGCGCCGTTACGCAAGATAGACTGGACGATTTACACCAGTTTACTCACGAAGTACGCCTGGTTGAATCTGGCCCGGACGATCTGGATTGGACCATCGGTGCTTATGTGTTTGATGCTGAGTTCGATGTAACTTCTATTGATGGTTTCTTCGGCGCCACGACGGTTACGCACTCCAACCAGTCTTGGGCCATCTTTGGTCAAGTGGCCTATGACATGACTGATGACACCACGTTGACTGTAGGCTTGAACTACACGAATGACGAAAAACAATTGTCGGTCGGTGATCAAAACGTAAATGGGTTCGCTGTCGTTATTGGTGCAGCCAGTGTTCAGAAATATCCGGATTTGCAAGTTGATGATAGCCAGCTAAGTGGTGATATTTCAATCAATCATACCATCAATCGTGACGTGAGTGTTTATGCTCGTGCTGCTGTTGGTTTCAGAGCACCGACTATTCAGGGCCGTGACGTAGCCTTCGAAGCAGCCCCGTCTGTTGCTGATTCTGAGACAGTAACTTCATTTGAAGTGGGCTTCAAAGCTGACTTGCTAGACCGGGTGTTGCGATTAAATGGTGCCTTGTATCACTACGAAGTTGAAGATATGCAGTTTTCTGCCATCGGTGGTGACGGTAACTTTACTCGCTTGATTAATGCAGACAATGGTATTGGCCAAGGTTTTGAAGTTGAAGCCACTTGGCTTGCTGCTGAAGGTTTAACACTAACAGCAGGTTACAGCTATAACGACACTGAAATTGATGATCCGGACTTACGCGTATCACCAGGTTGTGGTGCGGGTCAGTGTACTTTGCTAGATCCGACTGATTCCAATGGATTGGCGATTGTTGATGGTAATCCGTTTCCACAAGCACCTGAGTCTAACTTCAGTTTCACCGCGCGTTATGCCTTTGAAATTGAAAGTGGTGAAATTTTTGCTTACACCGACTGGGTATACATGGGCGAGACCAACATCTTCTTATATGACTCTGTTGAATTCACAACAGATTCTCAATTTGAAGGTGGTCTAAGAATTGGTTACGAAAACTTTGATAGCCAATATACCGTTACTCTATTTGGTCGTAATATTACCGATGAAGAGAACCTCCGCGGTGCTATTGACTTCAACAACTTAACAGTGATTGATAACAACCCACGTGTTTGGGGTGTTGAGTTCCGCAAAGAATTCTATTAA
- the add gene encoding adenosine deaminase, translating into MINTDLPLVDLHRHLDGNILPETIWRLANKNGIELPASSLEELIPLTQIQDQTSDLLAFLQKLDYGVSVLANIDDCYTVAYENMLDAKRQGIDYVELRFSPYYMAMNHNLNMADVVAAVIDGVRTGEKDTGVKANLIGILSRTFGAETCMAELESLLVHKDKIVALDLAGDEINFPAVQYQEHFKKGRDAGWNITVHAGEADGPQSIWNAIEMLGATRIGHGVAATQDPKLMEYMAKNNISVESCPTSNYQTATIKAVKDSPMPIFLNNEIVVSLNTDDPAVSNIDLPHEYDVAKNVIGLSDAQLRQVQENGVKAAFLSEAEKQRLLASKAQ; encoded by the coding sequence ATGATAAATACCGATCTTCCTTTGGTGGATTTGCACCGTCACCTTGATGGTAATATTTTACCTGAAACCATCTGGCGTCTTGCCAACAAAAATGGCATCGAATTGCCCGCTTCTTCTCTGGAAGAACTCATTCCTTTGACCCAAATCCAGGATCAAACCAGCGATTTGTTAGCCTTTTTACAAAAGCTGGACTACGGTGTTTCAGTGTTAGCCAATATTGACGATTGTTACACTGTGGCTTATGAAAATATGCTAGATGCAAAGCGCCAGGGCATTGATTATGTTGAGCTGCGCTTCTCTCCCTACTACATGGCCATGAATCACAATCTAAATATGGCAGACGTGGTTGCTGCCGTAATTGATGGTGTCAGAACGGGCGAGAAAGATACAGGCGTTAAAGCCAATCTTATCGGGATCTTAAGCCGTACCTTTGGTGCTGAGACCTGCATGGCAGAACTGGAGTCGTTGCTGGTACACAAGGATAAAATCGTGGCATTGGACTTAGCTGGAGATGAAATAAACTTTCCGGCGGTACAGTATCAGGAGCATTTTAAGAAGGGCAGAGATGCGGGGTGGAATATCACCGTACACGCTGGAGAAGCTGATGGCCCCCAAAGTATCTGGAATGCCATTGAGATGTTAGGCGCTACTCGAATTGGACATGGTGTTGCGGCAACGCAAGATCCTAAGTTGATGGAATACATGGCCAAAAATAATATTTCTGTAGAATCTTGTCCAACTTCCAATTATCAAACAGCAACCATTAAAGCCGTAAAAGATAGTCCTATGCCGATCTTTTTGAACAACGAAATCGTGGTGAGCTTGAATACTGACGACCCGGCAGTATCCAACATTGATTTACCACATGAATACGACGTGGCAAAAAATGTCATTGGTTTGTCTGATGCGCAATTGCGTCAAGTACAAGAGAACGGCGTTAAAGCGGCGTTTTTATCTGAGGCGGAAAAACAGCGTCTTTTGGCCAGCAAAGCACAATAG
- a CDS encoding LuxR C-terminal-related transcriptional regulator, which translates to MTKIIVADDHPLFRDALTAALNALLDDLEFLHAGTLDESIALLEQNKDIDLVLLDLHMPGSEDFYGVIRISEDFPDVPVAVVSVSDTATVVSKVMAFGARGFIPKTTPSSETANAIKAILGGSTWLPECMRDNLIKVEREDIDVASRMAELTPKQFQVLKHLQGGMLNKQIAFDLNITEATVKAHISAIFKKLEVNNRTQAVLVAEKLQLN; encoded by the coding sequence ATGACAAAAATAATAGTAGCAGATGATCACCCATTGTTCAGAGATGCGTTAACAGCGGCACTTAATGCTTTGCTTGACGATTTAGAGTTTTTACACGCAGGAACTTTGGACGAATCCATCGCGCTGTTAGAGCAGAATAAAGATATTGATTTGGTTCTATTGGATTTACACATGCCCGGCAGTGAAGACTTCTACGGTGTTATTCGCATTTCCGAAGATTTTCCTGACGTACCTGTTGCGGTTGTATCCGTCAGCGATACGGCAACCGTAGTATCAAAAGTGATGGCCTTTGGCGCTCGCGGTTTTATTCCCAAAACCACGCCGTCTTCAGAAACTGCCAATGCTATCAAAGCCATATTAGGTGGCTCTACCTGGTTACCAGAATGCATGAGAGACAACCTGATAAAAGTGGAAAGAGAGGACATTGATGTTGCCTCCAGAATGGCGGAACTTACCCCAAAACAATTCCAGGTATTGAAGCATTTACAGGGGGGGATGTTGAATAAACAGATCGCGTTTGACCTGAACATTACTGAAGCAACGGTAAAAGCTCACATCAGTGCAATTTTCAAAAAACTGGAAGTGAATAACAGAACACAAGCAGTTTTGGTTGCAGAGAAGCTACAACTCAATTAA
- the cmoA gene encoding carboxy-S-adenosyl-L-methionine synthase CmoA: protein MTKDLIYSKPQEKVADFKFDQDVVAVFPDMIQRSVPGYSTIVDNIGLLAQQFAQDNSTIYDLGCSLGAASLSVRKYATANNIKIQAIDNSAEMVSRCKSHLAAFKSDIPVVVEQADVLETKIENASVVILNFTLQFIAPEKRQEVLENIYTGLNPGGVLILSEKVSLGHSTADESLIELHHEFKRRNGYSELEISQKRTALENVMKLESLPFHLNRLKQIGFTETLTWFQCFNFASMLAIKPLEN from the coding sequence TTGACTAAAGATCTTATTTACTCCAAACCACAAGAAAAAGTCGCTGATTTTAAATTTGATCAGGATGTTGTGGCGGTTTTCCCTGACATGATCCAGCGCTCGGTGCCGGGCTATAGCACTATTGTGGATAATATTGGACTGCTGGCTCAGCAATTCGCACAAGACAACAGTACTATTTACGATCTGGGTTGCTCATTAGGCGCTGCCAGCTTATCAGTAAGAAAGTATGCCACTGCCAACAATATTAAAATACAAGCCATCGACAACAGCGCAGAAATGGTAAGCCGCTGTAAAAGTCACCTCGCGGCGTTTAAATCCGATATTCCCGTAGTTGTAGAACAAGCCGACGTGCTGGAAACTAAAATCGAAAACGCTTCGGTTGTTATACTGAATTTCACCTTGCAGTTTATCGCCCCTGAAAAACGTCAGGAAGTGCTGGAAAACATCTACACCGGGCTCAATCCGGGTGGTGTGCTAATATTGTCTGAAAAAGTTTCCCTGGGACATTCGACGGCAGACGAAAGCTTGATTGAACTGCACCATGAATTTAAACGCCGCAATGGTTACAGCGAACTAGAGATTAGCCAAAAGCGCACAGCTCTTGAAAATGTAATGAAACTGGAATCCTTGCCCTTTCACCTGAATCGCTTGAAACAAATCGGCTTTACGGAAACTCTAACCTGGTTTCAGTGTTTTAACTTCGCCTCTATGCTGGCTATCAAACCCCTTGAAAACTGA